Proteins from a single region of Abyssalbus ytuae:
- a CDS encoding ABC transporter ATP-binding protein, producing MITTINLTKKYNGNTVLNNLNLNIEKGEIFCLLGQNGAGKTTTINLLMGFIKATSGEAQINGYTISPGNTKARKYLAYIPEVVQLYGNLTGIENLDFFSKIAGFKYSKKELVSLLDKVGLQQNAHLNKLSSYSKGMRQKVGIAIALAKNADIIFMDEPISGLDPKATVEFTAICKELAKEGKSIFMATHDIFNAVKVGTKIGIMKEGCLVYTTYTNKINANELQDLYLKTI from the coding sequence ATGATTACAACAATAAATCTTACCAAAAAGTACAATGGCAATACAGTTCTCAATAACCTTAATCTCAATATAGAAAAGGGAGAGATTTTTTGCCTGCTGGGTCAAAACGGTGCTGGTAAGACCACGACCATTAACCTTTTAATGGGATTTATTAAAGCAACATCCGGGGAGGCTCAAATTAATGGGTACACTATAAGTCCCGGCAATACCAAAGCAAGAAAATACCTGGCTTATATACCGGAAGTTGTACAACTGTATGGGAATTTGACCGGAATCGAAAATTTGGATTTTTTTAGCAAAATAGCAGGATTTAAATATTCAAAAAAAGAATTGGTTTCCCTTTTAGACAAGGTGGGTCTTCAACAAAATGCACATTTGAATAAGTTAAGTTCTTATTCCAAAGGAATGCGCCAAAAAGTAGGAATAGCAATAGCTCTTGCAAAAAATGCAGATATCATCTTTATGGATGAACCTATTTCCGGACTAGATCCAAAAGCAACAGTAGAATTTACCGCAATTTGTAAAGAGTTAGCCAAAGAAGGAAAATCAATTTTTATGGCTACCCACGACATTTTTAATGCAGTAAAAGTAGGAACTAAAATTGGAATTATGAAAGAAGGCTGTCTCGTCTATACCACATACACCAACAAAATAAACGCTAACGAATTACAAGATTTATACTTAAAAACTATTTAA
- a CDS encoding glycoside hydrolase family 2 protein codes for MNLIYRLYLLFSVFIFLSSCSPKADNNLVERAKVNFGSDWLFQKGDTVNSGWQAVTLPHTSNIEPLVVNNQWQGVSWYKKTFTANNEKKNLKHFLYFEGIMQEAQVWCNGEKVTIHKGGYLPFTADITNFISPDNHDNEILIKVVNTDNSKIPPGKELKVLDFNLYGGIYRNAYLITTGQVYITDAVHANKKNGGGVLVHFNEVSDSSATGIVKIHVQNDSEQKKNIKPLVEFVADTIIKGEFSSKEIAVNAGSSISFEIPVTINSPDLWSPETPNLYDLNVSILNEENETLDNKSFKTGIRSMAITEDGFYLNGKQRFINGTNRHQEYPYVGYALSDKAQYRDAYKIKQAGFDFVRLSHYPHAEAFMDACDELGLMVMNCIPGWQYYEEGEFVENSLQNIKDMARRDRNHPSVIFWENSLNESEMTEEYMVKANKVLKEELPYDNIYSAGWIDHPSYDIFIPARQHNKAPDYWNDYDKGARKILIAEYGDWEYYAHNAGFNQKEFKDLKEDERTSRQLRGFGEKRLLQQALNFQEAFNSNIKGKNTIGHANWLMFDYNRGYANDIESSGISDIFRIPKFSYYFYKSQKPPYQDNFTGPMVYIANYWQKDSSGKVVVYSNTDTVELYLNDNIVERKKAGRDRFSDSLKFPPFTFNLPEYKKGSLRAVAYIDNKKVAEHLVTTPGQSARIALSYDESGKPLKKSENDVVFLYAKVTDEYGNIVHSADNEIKFEVIGENAQIIGENPVKAEAGIATVLLKTNSTDKSLSVKATSPDLEEISLELY; via the coding sequence ATGAATTTAATATACCGCCTTTACTTATTATTCTCAGTATTTATATTTTTATCATCATGTTCACCCAAAGCAGATAATAATTTAGTGGAGCGTGCTAAAGTTAATTTTGGCTCCGACTGGTTATTTCAAAAAGGTGATACGGTTAACTCCGGGTGGCAAGCTGTAACATTGCCACATACGTCCAATATCGAACCGTTGGTAGTTAACAATCAATGGCAGGGAGTATCGTGGTATAAAAAAACATTTACTGCAAATAATGAAAAGAAAAATTTAAAACACTTTTTATACTTTGAAGGGATAATGCAGGAAGCCCAGGTTTGGTGCAACGGAGAAAAAGTAACCATTCATAAAGGCGGATATTTACCTTTTACAGCCGATATTACAAATTTTATCAGCCCCGATAACCATGATAATGAAATATTAATAAAGGTTGTGAATACCGATAATTCTAAAATTCCCCCCGGAAAGGAATTAAAAGTCCTTGATTTCAATTTGTATGGAGGCATTTATAGAAATGCATATTTAATCACAACCGGCCAGGTATATATTACTGATGCGGTCCACGCCAACAAAAAAAACGGCGGAGGTGTACTGGTACACTTTAATGAAGTTTCAGACTCGTCTGCTACCGGTATTGTAAAAATTCATGTACAGAATGATTCTGAGCAAAAAAAGAACATAAAACCTTTGGTTGAATTTGTTGCAGATACTATCATTAAAGGAGAGTTTTCATCAAAAGAAATAGCAGTTAATGCCGGCTCTTCAATAAGTTTTGAAATACCGGTTACTATAAATTCTCCTGATTTATGGTCGCCTGAAACCCCAAATTTATATGATTTAAATGTTAGTATTCTGAATGAAGAAAATGAAACATTAGATAATAAATCTTTTAAAACCGGAATTAGGAGTATGGCAATTACTGAGGACGGATTTTATTTAAATGGCAAACAGCGATTTATTAACGGTACAAACAGGCATCAGGAATATCCATATGTAGGATATGCACTATCAGATAAGGCGCAATACAGAGATGCTTATAAAATTAAACAGGCTGGTTTTGATTTTGTAAGATTATCCCATTACCCGCATGCAGAAGCTTTTATGGATGCTTGTGATGAATTGGGACTTATGGTGATGAATTGTATTCCGGGGTGGCAATATTATGAAGAAGGGGAGTTTGTTGAAAATTCACTTCAGAATATAAAGGACATGGCCAGACGGGACAGAAATCATCCAAGTGTTATTTTCTGGGAAAATTCCCTTAATGAATCTGAAATGACGGAAGAATATATGGTGAAAGCCAACAAAGTACTCAAAGAAGAATTACCTTATGATAATATTTATAGTGCTGGTTGGATAGACCATCCTTCTTATGATATTTTTATTCCGGCCAGACAGCATAACAAAGCCCCCGATTATTGGAATGATTATGATAAAGGAGCAAGAAAAATTCTTATAGCCGAATATGGGGACTGGGAGTATTACGCGCATAATGCAGGGTTTAATCAAAAGGAATTCAAAGACCTTAAAGAAGATGAACGTACCAGCAGGCAATTAAGAGGCTTTGGTGAAAAACGATTATTGCAACAGGCTTTGAACTTTCAGGAAGCTTTTAATTCTAATATAAAGGGGAAGAATACTATTGGACATGCTAACTGGTTAATGTTTGATTATAACAGGGGGTATGCCAATGATATTGAATCTTCCGGAATTTCTGATATTTTCAGGATCCCCAAGTTTAGCTATTATTTTTACAAAAGCCAAAAACCACCGTATCAGGACAATTTTACAGGCCCTATGGTTTATATAGCAAATTACTGGCAAAAGGATTCTTCCGGAAAGGTAGTTGTTTACAGTAATACCGATACTGTTGAACTGTATTTGAATGATAATATTGTTGAAAGAAAAAAAGCAGGGAGAGACCGGTTTTCAGATTCGTTAAAATTTCCTCCGTTTACGTTTAATTTACCTGAATACAAAAAGGGCTCATTACGAGCAGTAGCTTATATTGATAATAAAAAAGTAGCAGAGCATTTAGTTACCACGCCCGGTCAGTCTGCCAGAATTGCCTTGAGTTATGATGAATCCGGTAAGCCTTTAAAAAAATCCGAAAATGATGTAGTTTTTCTTTATGCGAAAGTAACCGACGAATATGGGAATATTGTTCATAGCGCAGATAACGAAATAAAGTTTGAAGTAATTGGAGAAAATGCACAAATAATTGGAGAAAACCCGGTTAAGGCAGAGGCGGGGATCGCTACTGTTCTTTTAAAAACAAATAGTACAGATAAATCCTTGTCTGTAAAAGCAACTTCTCCTGATCTTGAAGAAATTTCATTGGAGCTTTACTAA